Proteins from a single region of Candidatus Leptovillus gracilis:
- a CDS encoding phage tail tape measure protein: MADDKHLQAKVTINSDVDGLKRITLSSTDTEKAIKQLNQAVKNAGTEARESSQDIDKLAKNLNDLESELKQNAAAAKTAEEILKDLNKGASRGATDIEKLAYELQKSAQHWKTLNSAHITARSEYKILQATIGTTTEQFEQQSQKIKDVQKQELAAIESTRELVEEYRQKAGVLGMTNTHYDQLSRRLQEAEGWITGITPKLKMQEKGFKDVAGAIDHVGDEVRGLGSIFSDAMGRINTDIDEVLIGAAVAGFNFVVDAAQNAGRAVVEFVNEANTEFQDFDREIRQVYTLIPGQSEAMKQAVGGDLREMGKEIGRISDEYLPAMYQALSLGIPKDNSLDALKTASQAARAANAELTPTLVTGQSIVNAYGGELYDLNRVYDLLFFAVKNGAVTIDELNAGMSEITSVAGEANVPLEDIVSAIIVMTKQGDSFNEVSGLMSNMLTQLSIS; encoded by the coding sequence ATGGCTGACGACAAGCATCTCCAGGCAAAAGTCACCATCAACAGCGACGTTGATGGCCTTAAACGCATCACCCTATCCTCTACGGACACCGAAAAGGCCATCAAGCAGCTCAACCAGGCTGTCAAAAACGCCGGAACGGAAGCGCGGGAAAGCAGCCAGGACATTGACAAACTGGCGAAGAACCTCAACGACCTCGAAAGCGAACTCAAACAAAATGCAGCCGCAGCTAAAACAGCCGAAGAAATACTCAAAGACCTGAACAAAGGCGCGTCACGGGGAGCAACCGACATTGAAAAGCTCGCCTACGAACTGCAAAAGTCCGCGCAGCATTGGAAAACCCTGAACTCCGCCCACATCACCGCCAGATCCGAATATAAGATTTTGCAGGCAACCATCGGCACAACCACCGAGCAATTTGAGCAGCAAAGCCAAAAGATCAAAGACGTACAAAAACAAGAACTGGCCGCAATTGAAAGCACCAGAGAGCTAGTAGAAGAGTACAGGCAGAAAGCCGGCGTCTTAGGCATGACCAACACCCACTATGATCAGCTTTCCAGGCGGCTGCAAGAAGCCGAAGGCTGGATCACCGGCATCACTCCCAAGCTAAAAATGCAAGAGAAAGGCTTCAAGGACGTGGCCGGAGCGATAGACCATGTGGGCGACGAAGTGCGCGGCCTGGGAAGCATATTCAGCGATGCAATGGGGCGCATCAACACCGACATTGATGAAGTCCTGATCGGCGCAGCCGTCGCCGGCTTTAATTTCGTGGTAGATGCCGCACAAAATGCCGGTCGAGCAGTCGTTGAATTTGTCAATGAAGCAAACACAGAGTTTCAGGACTTCGACAGAGAAATCAGACAAGTCTACACCCTGATCCCCGGCCAATCAGAAGCCATGAAGCAGGCGGTCGGTGGGGATCTGCGAGAAATGGGCAAAGAAATCGGGCGCATTTCCGACGAATACCTGCCGGCAATGTATCAAGCCCTCAGCCTGGGCATTCCGAAGGATAATTCCCTCGACGCTCTCAAGACAGCAAGCCAGGCGGCCAGAGCCGCCAACGCGGAACTAACCCCCACCCTCGTCACCGGCCAGAGCATTGTCAACGCCTATGGCGGCGAACTTTACGACCTGAACCGGGTCTACGACCTACTGTTCTTTGCCGTAAAGAACGGCGCCGTAACTATTGACGAACTTAACGCCGGCATGAGCGAAATCACCAGCGTGGCCGGGGAAGCCAACGTGCCGTTGGAAGACATAGTAAGCGCCATCATCGTGATGACCAAGCAAGGTGATTCATTCAACGAGGTCAGCGGACTTATGTCCAACATGCTCACCCAACTGAGCATCTCT